The DNA segment GGTAATCCTCCACACTGTGAATTATCATTACTGGCGTATTCACGTTCTTTGCGTGGAATGCGGGGCTCCTCTTAACGTACTCTTCGAGATTGTCCAGGGGAGTGCCGCCTATCTGGTCGGGGTCAAACCAGTAACCTATGTCTGCCGCCCAGAAGTCCGCTATCCAGTCGGCTATACCATTCTCGCTCACAGCTGCTCTGAACCTGCTCGTCTTCGTTACGATGACGTTTGTCATGTAACCACCGTAGCTTATACCAGTCACGGCCATCTTACCCTCGTCAACACGGCTACTCTCTACAACAGCGTCCAGGAACTTCATTAGCTGCTTGTAGTCGGTATCCCCATACCTACCCCTTATGTCGGCGAACTCCTCTTCATACCCGTCGCTACCCCTGGGGTTGGCGTAGGCCACTGTGAAGCCCTCGGACGCGAAGAGCTGCATCTCACCGTAGAATCCATAGCCGTACATGCCCTTTGGCCCTCCGTGTATGAATAGGATTAGGGGCTTACTCTCCTCACCCTCTGGCTCTATGTACCAGCCCTCGACAACTTCACCCTCCGCCTCTACTTCGACTCTCCGGGGCTTGTACAGTCTGAACTCCTCGACAACCCAGCGGTTAATGCTTGACACCCTCTCAACATCCCCGCCCTTAAACCTGTACACCTCCGGGGGCTCCGTTGGTGAGGAGGCTATGTACACAACCTCCTCTCCATTGGAGTCTGCCTGAACAACTATCATATCCCCCCTAACTAGGTCCTCAACCCGCCCTTCCACGGCGGCGATAACGCTCCTGCCCCTGTCTGCATAGACTATCACAGGCTCTCCTCCGAATCCCCCTGCTATAGACCATATATTCCTATCCAGGATACCGCATGTTAGGCAGGAAGTCTTGCCCCGATCCTCGAGGAGGTACAGCTTACTGTGGCTTGCAAGCCCTATCTCTCGTTTATGCGCCAGCATAAAGAGCCTCCCATTTATGCAGCGCAGCTGTGAGACCGTCAGGCCCTCGAGGACCGTCTCCGGCTCCCCACCACTAATGGGTACGCTCTTGACCACAGTGTCGAGGGGATCGACCCATCTTCTCAGGGTGACGTAATAGATGCTGTTGCCGCAAGGCTCGGCGGTAAGAACACCCAGATCCTCGCTGGTGAGCCTCGAGGTCCTCCCAGACTCGGCGTCAACCAGGTGTATCTGGTCGGCTAACCCCGCTAC comes from the Aeropyrum camini SY1 = JCM 12091 genome and includes:
- a CDS encoding alpha/beta hydrolase family protein — translated: MHENARRFDVDALLSIARLSSPRLSSKGDIAFSAVIPDLGANKNRPEIRVVWREGGESYYQGEGDSMPSWSPDASKLAFASRRGSGKGEKGSGLYIVGRGGEPRRVAWFTHGVSELGWASATKVYVVAPVADEKTRDKDGDYVATDRLPLWFDGSGLVAGLADQIHLVDAESGRTSRLTSEDLGVLTAEPCGNSIYYVTLRRWVDPLDTVVKSVPISGGEPETVLEGLTVSQLRCINGRLFMLAHKREIGLASHSKLYLLEDRGKTSCLTCGILDRNIWSIAGGFGGEPVIVYADRGRSVIAAVEGRVEDLVRGDMIVVQADSNGEEVVYIASSPTEPPEVYRFKGGDVERVSSINRWVVEEFRLYKPRRVEVEAEGEVVEGWYIEPEGEESKPLILFIHGGPKGMYGYGFYGEMQLFASEGFTVAYANPRGSDGYEEEFADIRGRYGDTDYKQLMKFLDAVVESSRVDEGKMAVTGISYGGYMTNVIVTKTSRFRAAVSENGIADWIADFWAADIGYWFDPDQIGGTPLDNLEEYVKRSPAFHAKNVNTPVMIIHSVEDYRCFIDQALAMHTALKVNGKESFLVVFTKGSHGHSILASPRHRRKRLELKLKWIKERLGLASTSDKGEAGVGGKNHRL